In Benincasa hispida cultivar B227 chromosome 8, ASM972705v1, whole genome shotgun sequence, the sequence agagAAGAGAGGGGCAGAGAGCAATTGCACAAAGTGGCTGAGTATGATTTGGGAAGCTTGTTGGTGGGATTAAAAAGGCGTAGGTCGAGTGTTGAAAACTCGACTCACAGATTAATGTGTGCAGGGGAGCGTTGGGAAGGAATAAAAGCGAAAGTGAATAAAGCTGCCGGTGGTCAAAAGTGGTTTGAAGGGTGGGACAAGACACAGGTCAGGCAGACCACACAGTATGTTAAATGTTGAAAACTCGACTTAACCCTATATTTTTCCACTTATACagatcaagttttgaaaactcaacTTAATTTTTCATTCCGTCAAACTACAATAAATCCCTAAGTACTTTTAAAACTACCATAATTTACTAAATATTTCTCCAAACtacaatattttaataaaacctCCCATTCTAAAACCctattttattaacttaaatcatcctatcatattaatattataatttagatATTAATGAGAGACACTTATTTGAATAAAAAGcaaagtatttttaaatttttagaatgTAATAAAATTcacaattatatttatttaaagattaaattttaaatttatcacTTTAAAACCATCATTAAATTATAGAAGAATTTACGAAAACGCTTAATTAAAACAAGCAGCTATTGTGATTGGTCAGATGGGAATCCAAAATAGTTAATGACATTTTctattcatatattttaaaacttgtaAGTGctttaaaatattgaaatgaTTTACAAAAGTAAAACGAACTGTGTGAGACAAAAGTAGATATTTATaattacattttatttatgtcaCGTTCTTATCCATTCGGGTTAATTGAAAAATAGGGATGTTATAGaatttaattggagaaaaagggttatttttaaactatttagagaaaatgagtatttttttcttctttattcgaATGCGTCTCTTCAAGAGACCCATTCAacattattttattactttttttaccGATCGCCAAGAGACgcattcaaataattaaataataaaaaaaaaactagaatgtCAAATCAATTTGAATGCGTCTATTCAAAAGATGCATTCAAACGCATTCAGACACCTTGTTGATCGTGATAACTTTTTGAATTTGTCATTTTCCACTTCACTCTCCCCTTTAAATTTGACCCATTGTCCTTTCAATTCTTTCACATTCTTCCTCCATTTTCTCCCTAACATCCAAtaagcattttttttcttccatcttcTTTATATTTTCTCCCCAAACAACCATTCTTTTACCATCTTTTTCATATTCCTTCCCAAATTTGGCAGTCATCTCAATTTCTACCATCTTACTCACTTGTTcagattattattttattttagtgcaaCATTGTTTtggtaagttgatatatttttgttatttaataaaaaaattaagtttctcATAACCTTGtactgattttttttattattattttatttacagtGAATATTATTTCGGAGAAAAATTCTACAAACGATCATTCaaaggtttttttctttttgggtaaggtgcaacatttttctttaagtaagttgatatattttggttatttaatagaaaattaagttttttcataattttgtattgattttttttaattttgtttatagtGGATATTATTGCTAAGAAAAATTCTACAATCGATCATTCAAAGGTTATGTATATagttatttacttttatttgaaatgtgtattgaatattgaatgtttgaatgttattgttattgttgttgttgtttgaatgttattgttacttttatttgaaatgtgtattgaatattgaatgtttgaatgttattgttattgttgttgttgttattgttattgtgtTTACCGTTTATTTTGTCATTGTTTATTtagtcattattattattattattatgtctatataaaagaatatttataattgatttccaaaatgaGGATGCATGTCTATATAAGAAaattttatgatgcatgaaacatgattcgtttaaaaagtaattttagtTCATTACTCTctttcatattaatatattttcgTTATTTAATAGAAAACCAAGTTTTTCATGATTTTGtactgatttttttattattcttttgtttAAGGTggatattattttcaaaaaatgttcttttataaaaataggAAACCCGAAACCAAAAATAAGAAAGGACAATGTCATTAAATCAGCGTCCAAATatgttaattaaacaattttttgtTAAGAATTAAACACTAATTTAATTACACATACTTTCCATTTTCAACCCATTGTTcgaacaaacatttttttaacaaatgaaTTGATTGTGAACTTAGGTTCAAATGTTTGAAATGAATAAAACCAAaatgttaaatatttttttaatatagttggCCTAATTAAACTCTCAAataaaatctttcattttgagtGTAATAAAATCTAGAATttattatgatatattaatttaaaccataagttttttttattaagataTATTAGTTTAAATCATAAGCTTTTTtagttcatcaattttaaatataaacttAAATAAGTCTTCATTCCATAAAGATTCTATATCTAGTTTATAATGATATATTAAGCATAGAGATATTAAATTTGGATATTCTAACGTAGATGGATTATTAAATTtggatatttttcttcttaatatATACTTACATAGTATATGATAAATATCATAATGCATTGGCCAAACTACAATGGACGTTGTGGGGTTTCTATATTATATGCATGGAAATATTGttatgtaggattgtatcaaatGCAGCGGAAGAACATGGATCATCTatgcattcaaattcactaattttgacataatataaagcatgtttctgcagaaaaatgggtttcaagacatacctcttgaagaacttcttcaaagctccatctccagctacaatcttctccatatcttgttgtagaccacctgaagatcttccccactattctcttggtgctctagattgagttgtgggactcaaaacaagcttgaatcaagggatgaagaagaaaagctcactATTGCAACaaggttgaagaacctttcttcaaactagtttttctttaaaaaagccTTTTAATTGCATGCCCaattttcacttcaatcttcttattatattgcagatcaacatgtaaAGAGAAAGCTGCATgtgttgcagctcatgcttggagaagacaaagctAAATGGTTGTtatatgtgtgagctagttaagtgatggataatgaaaaaacccatttttccatttgtgtttttgttttcttttctttttcaattttattcaaaaatcaaagtttgattttaaaaaatgaaaaaattaattaatttcataaattaattattaaataaaacttaattaattaaatatcaaatattaaattaattttaacatatatccatctttatatatttaaatcatatttaaatatatagattctcctattccgtttaattctaaaattaaacatataattatatctcatataattactaattcccttaattctaatttgaacgtttcaaattaacttatcacgctattctagagctagtctgttacgagttagtagggggacctcgcagacctacagatcatgggctccaatccgagattaattagcaaaactcattagaccagattaatctccattcgttaactaatgggtcattccactaaagcccatagttgcactccccttactgtagatatgtTATGTCACATGATttaccataatcagcaagtcgacccttcataggttgttcgtaataacggctgggtcaaatatctgttttacccccgagattacgtcttattcctcaagtccctactgatcctctaatgaacaactggattgtgatccaatcaccaaaccaaactctctcagcccagtgagaaggtagggccccttgttcaagacctagattcagtacttgagacaacaacctttctcctatccttaaatcgggtaggtgtgaactccgtcttgcaccctatatcctcagctatctatctggtcttacccttgaaatggaagTCCTATTGAGCcggcattgttgagccaacatcaactatgcaaatctaagggcaatctcgaataagcaggagttcatagttagctcaggattaagatcgagttatgtTCGCTTGCTATCGTGAGATGCTTTAGGAGTATATAAAGTGAAACAGATTGGAAGAATAAAGTCTAAGTGCTGCGTTCTGCCTTGATGCGTTTAAATGAATGCAACGCGTTGGGCCATTAGTATTATGTACAGAAGGCACACAAACCCTTATAATAACGTTCAATTTTCCTAGATTAAACCCAAGAATATCTCTAATCTAAGTTCCTAGCAAGTCCAGGGTCAATCACAGAGATTCAGTTTCACTAACACAGATCATGCGTTGTACTTGCAGTAGGAGGTTTTTCTAAATGAATGTGAAAgatgtattatttacactaGCATGTTATGCCTGTGCAAGataatacaaaagagttgagtggaaaatgaaggatcatgtgaaaatgaaatttatgtagGTGGGCGCGCCGGTTAAAGATAATTTCACACAACTGATGTAATGTGAATGAAATGGAATGGGTTGCTTATCTTCctgttcatgcgttagacatcatTCAACACTtttcaatgcgaataacatacaagcctatctctagggtgcatgcatctaacttagaatgcaagaaacaccagtaagtctatctctagctgtactaggaGTTCGACTTAATGCGGCTTAGCTATTCTTTCGAACAACTAAGTAAAGAAGCTTTcaccaagttgtcaagttggtTTAGGCATTAGAACagaattatgcatgaagtactaatgcttccaacataaacagaagataaacaatagcaaaagtgatgatcaaatatatgaattttataaaggatcaatgagtctttacaaagaactatattcaatcaaaatgaaatggaaatgatattaagagagaaactgagtcaagccaaagaatacaatctcttgtagttctttggctcaatcttgttgtgtacaatcactttaaaGAGTCAAGGACAGAGTATCTTTCTCCAATCCCTGGCCgatggtggtggtggttctcaactcATTCGATCGTCTTACACCTCAGTACGGCTTGtacaaactaaaattaagtCTACAAGTTTACAGAGAGTATAAAGATTCTCACTCTCCGAACTCCTAATTCTAGAGGGTCTTTAAGTATTTATAGGTGTTGGTCTCATCCACTTGGAGGATGGGTTGCATTTAAGTCCATGCCCTAGTCAGCATTAAACTTCATGTCCTGGTTGGCCGCCTGACCTCTGGAAGCTTTTCGGACGCCGCCTATTgtaggtgcccatacttgcaagtggtgatgtgacacaattaGCCTGaagcaatgaatcttctatgCGTTGAATTTCCTCCAATGCATGGCTTTAGCGCGTTTCGTacggcacttgtctaatgcgttattgtcagttcttgcgttgaaatcctgcaaagtAGTGCATTAGCACCGCGATTTTTAGtgataaacttcttttacatgaaATTGCTATTGTTTAAGTAAATTCATGcgtttctattaaaaatgaggagagtttatcattaaaaaccctaattgttctaacttaagagcaaagataacttgtatttttacaagttatcaaccacccccaaatttgaacaatgcttgtcctcaagcattctaAAATAATTCTTTGCTATCTCATCTGCCTTAGATGTGCAAATTTCACCACTCATCATATTAGTCTCAAAGctgaaataaaatttgagaaaatataacTTAGATTGATGCTTCTCTTAAAAGGACTAATATCTAGTTTCCGATGCGGCAGGCTTCTCATCGCAactcctttcatttctcaaaacatttCAATCTTTTCTAAACCAACAATGCGTTAGGTgctatttcttttgaaaaaacaaatgcTGGATAAAAAGAAAACGATTGTGTACTTGTTTACCCATGCGTTGCTCTAGGTATctcactttcgttttggcttgcccccacggtgtcatgcgagcatccaaatatgggtgagaaccctttacaactaaactcatacttaatattcattcctttttctaagtatagttttatttttcagATTAGATAGATGAGTTTTATGGGATGCGTTGGTCTAGGATACTTAACtccgttttggcttacccccacaggtgtcatgtgGGCATCCAACTATGGCTATGTGCCTGTTCCAATTAAGCTCATGtcatttgaaatttctttcttttgaagtaatgacagAGGAGCTGCGTTCaaaattcttcttattttttttttcctttttctttatgatGTATACATTGACACGTCTACGCTCGGATTTCCttcatccccaaatttggagatgagctatATCCttattgctaaaagagaaacaaagttTTAAAAGGCTTTGATAAATTGAAAGGAGTGTAAGACTTCAAGCTTCCATGCATTAGAAAGTAAACttaatctttttaaaagaaGTTCAAGCCTTGTCTattttcctaacgcctatcttatGCTTATGAGTTCATATAGTTGAGATCATTGAGGTGAAGTTAAGCACAAGacttagaaaaaaatcaaagaacaaaaataaagtatgcTAAGGACAAACGCAAGGATCAAAGTGATAATAACttctcattcatttttttttcatattttaacatAGATTGCATAAACACAGCAAAAAAATGCAAAAGGACAATTAAACCAAAatgacaaaataattttaacccaACACCCCAAGGTTCTACTTTGCTGGCGCATCATCTCTGCGTTCTTCTTCGGGGTTCTCGTCCATGAAGCGCAAGGGATTTCTGAGATGGGCTGGTAACGGAGGCAAGGCAAATATACCACCAAGACCTGATTGATATACTGCGTTGTGTAGACAAATTGGTCTTGCATGCATCTTGTCTATTGCCTCAAGTAATCCCTTAATACCCGATTTTGTTGTTGAAGATCTTCAATTAATGCGGCCAACGGTCGGAGTTGATCACTGATGAATGTTTTCAACTCCTCCAAGTCGATGCTGCATTGGGGTACTGGTTCATCTCGTCCAACTGGGTCTTCAAATGCGACTGCGTTACTGGACCCTAACCCAGTTGGTTCAAAGATCACTAGAGGCGGCACAAAATTTTGGATTGGACTTTGTTGGGGCGAAGGAATGGAATGAGGGAGGTCCTGATATATGAATATGGGTTCTTGATGCATCTGCTCAGGACTCCCTTCTGGCTGAGCTATTGGTGAGTCATGGAAAAGTTCAAGTGCAGGTTGCGCTTCTTCAGCCAAAGCTTCTGGCTCAGCTTCACATTCTTCATTCTCTGAAGCTTCACTGTTGTGTTCAACTATCATGACGAGTCTTTTCTTGGGGGTGCGTTTTGTTGGTTGAGGTCCACGTGCCACTTCTTTGGCAGGTAAGGCTGGTTGATATTGTGATCCTCAAAGGAGACGCCTTACTGCCTTTATGTCTATCAGACCATCGACTTCTTCATATTCATCCCCCAGAGGGATGCCCCCACGTTCACATAACGTGCAAATCAGCCATGGAAAATATAGTTGCCCTCGAGGCTTGTTCTTGATGGCCTTGATTTGGTCCCGTATAATCCTCCTAATATCCAACAGGATGCATCGCATTATGCAGTAAGTGGCTAGGACACGTTCTCTGGATAACgtttcatcatgcgttgtaggcatgatgctgcatttgattaaataataccACATGTTAGCGTCTGGGTTTAGATTCTTGGAAGCAAGCATCTTTGATCCATTCCTTGATGTCTGCCACTTACTTCCAGGTTTGGCCACTGTCTTTAATGCATCTTCCAATTGACCAGGCGTCGGTTGCTCTAAGATGTAGTTTTCTTCTGCGTCAGGATTACTATTCAagttgaacacttcatttatcttGTCTGCTGAGAAGCGCACTAACACTTCTTCCACGAAGGTTGTGTTCTTTTCCATGTCGAATTCGCTGTTGTAGAACACGCGGACAAGGTTGGGCTAGATGCGATCGTGCCCAACACAAAATTGATTCCACCCTAATGCATTGATGGTTTCCGTGATATAGACTGGAAATGGGTGGCGTTCAGGGAAGAAGCCTTTCTTTACTAATATTTACTAAACTGACGCTTCCTTCCCATGGTTCTCTTAGGTAACGCATTCGTTACCTCTCGTTTCTCTGCCGCGTGTTCTCTTGCCTATTTAGCCAACTCTCTTAACTCATTCTCCAACTCCTTTTGGAGATTGGTTTTCCTTCGCCCTTGTCTCGCGGGCGCATAATCTTCCAATTCATTTTCCAACGCGTTGCATCCTCAGGTCCGGGtgcaacttcttcttcttcttcttcttcatcttcctccaGTATCAACCTTCTCTTCCTTGATACTCTCTTTGATTTTATAGGCCTTTCATCCGCGTCAGATGGGCGTGGCTGCGACACGTCGGGGCCAACTCTCCTttctctcctttcttcttctcttctttcattttcttccctttcttcattttccatctCTTCTTCTAGCATCGCTATATATCCTTCTGTTTGATCCAACTCGAGTAATGCATTTGGTGGATCTGAACGCATCACTTGAGTTGTTTCTTACTCTTGGTTGAGCGATGCTAGAATAACTCCAAATACTTCCTCTTCATCACCTCTTGCTAACTCTGCCAAGTCTTCAAGGTTATGCTCTCACGCAGGACTTTCAGAGGCTGGGATAGGTGGAGTGAATGACGGGGTGCCCACAGGTGTGTGAGGCGTCCCCGGAGAGGATATTAGGATAGGTGAAGGTGATGGCTGGTTAGACGTGTCTGAATCAATAGGGTAAAATATGGCTAAGGGTTTAATGGATAGAGGGTGAGGTGGACGCACCGCTGGAGATGGTGCGGTATGGGCATAGGTAGGAAGGGTTTCATGCGTTGCACCCACCAAGGTTATGTTCGGGATAAATGGTGGTGGGGCAGGCTTGGTATAAGGTTTGGACACGGCCATAAATGACGGACACATCCTGGTCTTGGCTGGTGTCTTTACCCTTAGTTTAGAAGTAGACTTGGGTTTTTGTGGGGTTTTAGCCCTAGGCCGAGAAGTTTTGGTCAGAGGGTTTATAAGTTTCTTGGAGCTCTTGGACAAAGCTTTCATGGAGGTGGAAGGAGGTGTAGGGGCGACCAGACGCTGAGTAGAGGTAGCGCTGCCATAAGAGGCTTTCGATTGGGTAAGGACGGAGGTTGATTTCCTAGGGCTAAGTGGTGGTGAACTTGAAaatgaagaggaagagaagGAACTTATCGGCAAATCCTTGCCTAGGCTGTAGCTTTGGTTCTGAGAATCTGAGTCGGACGACATTGTTCACCGGAGATGCTgagtgagagagaaaaaatagagGTTTGGTGGATCTAAGGTTCTAGGATTTCTGAAGAAATGGAGGTTTGTAGTCGcggtgaaggagaagaagaaacggTTTGGTTCAAATGAGGTTTTTGTAGGGGGAGAGGATGATCGTGGCTGACGTCAGGCGGCGCCAGACGTTTGCAATTAATGCAAATTAAAAGGGTCGCCTCGTTTAGCCAAAACACTCGAGTGTTTTGTGTTTTCGACACGCGTCCTTTCAACTGCCCCATGCGTTGGACTTGTGTCTAACGCGTCCAATGTTTCAGTTTTAATTATACACaacttttctaaaagaaaaacaatcaaatttccaaattttgtaaAGGCAAAACAATCAACTTAAAACCTTCAAATAACTAAACTAACAAATtcaaacataatttaaaatacaGAATGCAAAAGAATAAGGTTGAGAGAGGCGTCCCTGGAAGATGTGGCGTTACAATCGCAGAGATGCCTCGACGCGAGCTTCAACTTGTCTCGCGTAGTGCAAGAGATGAATTTTGGCGTTCCACTTCGTCTTCAAAGTACGGTTTAATCCTTTGATCGTTTACCTTGAACACATCAGTGCCATCTTCTCGTATTAATTCCACAGTACCGTAGGGAAAGATCGTTTTAATTATGAAGGGCCCAGACC encodes:
- the LOC120084184 gene encoding vegetative cell wall protein gp1-like — its product is MSSDSDSQNQSYSLGKDLPISSFSSSSFSSSPPLSPRKSTSVLTQSKASYGSATSTQRLVAPTPPSTSMKALSKSSKKLINPLTKTSRPRAKTPQKPKSTSKLRVKTPAKTRMCPSFMAVSKPYTKPAPPPFIPNITLVGATHETLPTYAHTAPSPAVRPPHPLSIKPLAIFYPIDSDTSNQPSPSPILISSPGTPHTPVGTPSFTPPIPASESPA